The DNA segment TGTGTACGTCCTTCAGGAGAACAGCCAATTACGGCCGGATACTTCTTACCACGAGCTGCAAAGCATTATGGCTATCCTATGTCGCCAGAACATGGGGTTTACCGACTGTGTGAGTCAGTCAGCAGATATCAACCCATCTCAGTTGCTATGCATCCCCAAAGGGTTTATGATACTATTCGCTGTGCTATGGATTTGATTAATGCCAAGATTGATGCCGGCGGTAAAGCCACTAAGTTGTTTATGGATAGGGATTTACTGGCCAATGGTCTAGTTAGCAGAGATGACAAGGGAAGATATGCGATCGCAGCTTTAAAAGATTTTGCCCATATTTAATAATACTTCCTAAACTGGGAATTATATAGATAATTACTCATCTAAAATTTCCCCAGCCTATTAAATTTAAGTGTAAATACTGATAAACTCGCGGTTGAATTTTGTGAATTTAGCAGTATTATTTACATAATTATCACTTAAAGGTAAGCGGCTTAATTTATCCTTGCTTTTTTCTGGGCTAATTTGCCAAATATATCTGGCAATCTCAATCAAAGTAAGTAAATTTACCTTGACTTACTAATTCACGAGATGTGATCATCAGAAAGATCATTTTTTCATTGAATTTAAGCACAAATCCCGTTGTGTAACTTTTGTATTTGATACTACAAAAAGCTATTAATTAAAATTTGTTGGGAAATGTGGCGCAGCTACTGTATAAATTTAGCTGAAGAAGTAAAAGCAAAATGAGCACAACTCCTCTAACTGGCTACTGGTTACCCCAGAAACTACATCCTTTATCTCTATTAGCACAACTAACTAGCCGCCATGCTACTGGTTGCTTACGCGTATTTACTAAAACGGCTTCTTGGTCAATTAATATAGAAGACGGTCAACTGACTTACGCCTCTTATTCCGATAGACTGTTCGAGCGTCTTGACCATCACTTACAACGATTAAGTCAAGAAATTACGACTCTTAACAGCGCCACTCGCGTGCAAATGCGGCTGATGTTTGAACCGAAGAATGAACACCAGTCTATGCAATATGCTGATTATCAAGCAATTTGCTGGTTGGTAGAGCATGAACATATTACCCACGCACAAGCAGAAACCCTGATATATGAATTAGCGAAAGAAGTCCTAGAAACATTTCTGGTCTTGAAAGAAGGAAATTATGAATTTTCTCTGGAAACTTCTTGGGATGAATTACCCAAGTTCTGCCATTTAGACTTGCGGTTATTAGTCGAATACTGTCACAAACAGTTACGACAGCAGCAAAATATCCAGTCACCAGTTCAAGTGGGACAGGCTTCACCTGTGTTAGCTGGCAAAAATTCGCCTCAAACTCAGTCTCAATTCCCAAATACTCCAGCAAAGCACTTGAAAACGGCTGAAAATAAGAATAGAAAAAAATCTCAGCCGGCTTTGAAAAAAAGCCTATATACAATTGCCTGTATTGATGATAGTCAAACTGTATTGAATTCTATCAAACTTTTTTTGGATGGCAATACATTTGCAGTTGTGACAATCAACGACCCGGTAAAAGCATTAATGCAAATTCTTCGCAGTAAACCAGACCTAATTTTACTAGACGTGGAAATGCCCAATTTAGACGGCTATGAGTTGTGTTCTTTATTAAGGAGGCATTCAGCTTTTAAGAATATACCCATTATTATGGTAACTGGGAGAACAGGATTTATTGACAGAGCAAAAGCAAAAATGGTCAGGTCATCAGGGTATTTGACTAAGCCTTTTACCCAAGGGGATTTACTAAAAATAGTCTTTAAGTATCTTGATTAATTTCACCACATCTAGCAGAATAAATCAATTTGATTAATATACAATTTATTTTTGCAGGAGATTGAAGTATGAGTGTTACCTTAGTTGGCAAAATTTTGATTGTAGAAGATTCACCCAGCGAATTGGAACTGATGAGCTATTATCTTCAGGATAGTGGTTGCCAGGTAATTAAGGCTGCTAGTGCAAAAGAAGCTTTAGAAAAAGTTTTAGCAGCACAGCCTGATGCAATTGTGACTGATGTGGTCATGCCAGGAATGAGCGGATTTGAGTTGTGCCGTTCCCTCAAAAAGAATCCGACAACTCAAAAAGTACCGATAATTATTTGCAGTTCTAAAAATCAAGAAATCGACAAATTATGGGCAATGAAACAAGGTGCTGATGCCTACTTGACTAAGCCATATACACGGGAACAGCTATTGCGTGCTATTAAATCAGTGATATTTTAAACAAATGAATAATTCTAAAATTTTAGTTGCCCAAGAAACAAGTGAAAATAACTTTGGAAATAGCTATCTCAAGTTTAGATTAAATCAACAGACTACTGCTATTGTATCCATGAATCATACACAAGAAGCAGTGATTTTGCCAGTGGAATCTATAACTCCCATGCCAAATATGCTGCCGTGTGTACTAGGTTTAATGAATTGGCGGAGTCGCATAATTTGGGCAATTGATCTACCAAGAATGCTGAATTTAGAATTTTTAGATAGTAGATTAAGGCAATATAACATTATTGTAATTCAGGTGGAATCACTGCTTTTAGGTTTAGTTGTCCACGAAATTAAAGGTATAACTAAATTTATGTCTGATGATATTCAGTCTCCTGTGGGACAAGTAGCATCTAGTTTAGTGCCTTATTTACGCGGATGTGTTGTTCAGTCAGAAGAAATATTACTGGTTTTAGATGCACAATCTCTTGTGTATTCTCCTATTTTCGGCAGTGATTAAGTCCTAATAAAATTCAGATTTTAGTATTTTCATTTACCTATTAAATTAAATTGCGATATGTTTCATCGAACTGATAAGGCTAAAAATAATGAATCTCAAAATCAGAAATTTTTTACGACATCCCAAAAAGAGGCTGGTAATCAAGTAGAACTTTCAGGTAAGTATAATACAGAAACGGCTAATAATGATCACTGGAATTATGTGGTGAAATATATTCAACGACTCAGTTTAGGTACGAAAGCGGCAATTTTAGCGATCGCGCTCACTAGTTTACCAACATTTGGCATGGGAGCGATCGCTTATAGCTTGGCTCGTCAATCCATCAGAAAACAAGTTAACCAATCTCATGCAGCCACGGCTACCAGATTAACAGAGCAAATTAACCGCTTTATGTGGCGGCGATATCAAGATATTCAAATTATTTCCAATTCACCATTTTTTACCAATACCAGAGTTAGTACAAATACAACTATTTCGGAAAAGCAAGTATTTTTAAATAATTTTGTCAAGACTCAAAAGGCTTTTAACAGCGTCGCTATCTTTGACCCTGTGGGTAAAGTGATTGTTAAATCTACAGATGCACCTCTAGATAATGCCAAAAATGCTGCCAACAAAGATGCGGCTGTGATTAGTCAGCCAGAAAACTCAGTCATTAACATTGTTGCACCTATTAAAGATGCCGTCACAGGTCAAACTATCGCTGTGGTTAGTGCCAATATGCCTGTAGAATCTTTAGCCCAAGTGACTAAAAGCTATACAGCTAATGGCAGTCAATATTATTTGCTCGATAATTCAGGAAAAGTTTTTCTCAGTTCACAAACAGAATTTTTAGGTGCAGAATATCCTGGTTTAGCTAATCTCAGGAAAAGCAATCAAGTAGATAGTTTTACAGATATTCAAACAATTAATCAAAAGCCAGAGTTAATCAGTTATGTTCCAGCCACCCCAATG comes from the Nodularia sp. NIES-3585 genome and includes:
- a CDS encoding response regulator, with the translated sequence MSTTPLTGYWLPQKLHPLSLLAQLTSRHATGCLRVFTKTASWSINIEDGQLTYASYSDRLFERLDHHLQRLSQEITTLNSATRVQMRLMFEPKNEHQSMQYADYQAICWLVEHEHITHAQAETLIYELAKEVLETFLVLKEGNYEFSLETSWDELPKFCHLDLRLLVEYCHKQLRQQQNIQSPVQVGQASPVLAGKNSPQTQSQFPNTPAKHLKTAENKNRKKSQPALKKSLYTIACIDDSQTVLNSIKLFLDGNTFAVVTINDPVKALMQILRSKPDLILLDVEMPNLDGYELCSLLRRHSAFKNIPIIMVTGRTGFIDRAKAKMVRSSGYLTKPFTQGDLLKIVFKYLD
- a CDS encoding response regulator transcription factor yields the protein MSVTLVGKILIVEDSPSELELMSYYLQDSGCQVIKAASAKEALEKVLAAQPDAIVTDVVMPGMSGFELCRSLKKNPTTQKVPIIICSSKNQEIDKLWAMKQGADAYLTKPYTREQLLRAIKSVIF
- a CDS encoding chemotaxis protein CheW, whose translation is MNNSKILVAQETSENNFGNSYLKFRLNQQTTAIVSMNHTQEAVILPVESITPMPNMLPCVLGLMNWRSRIIWAIDLPRMLNLEFLDSRLRQYNIIVIQVESLLLGLVVHEIKGITKFMSDDIQSPVGQVASSLVPYLRGCVVQSEEILLVLDAQSLVYSPIFGSD